DNA sequence from the Microscilla marina ATCC 23134 genome:
CCCAAATTCGTAATTTATATGAATAGTATAGTATGCGCTTTATAACGCTCACAATTGAAAAAATCGTAATTAGCTTCGCAGAGCTCCCTACGATCGGTTCGTAATTCCCAAATTCGTAATTTATATGAATAGTATAGTATGCGCTTTATAACGCTCACAATTGAAAAAAATCGTAATTCGTAATTCCCAAATTCGTAATTTATATGAAGGTTTCAGGATTTAGTTTTGTGCGCAATGCGGTCAAGTTAGACTACCCTATTGTAGAAGCCATTACTTCGGTATTGCCTATATGCGATGAGTTTGTAATAGCTATAGGCGACTCAGAAGATGAAACACTCGAACTGATTCGGTCTATTGATTCTCCTAAAATAAAAATTATAGAAACCGTGTGGGATGATCGCCTGCGAGAAGGAGGGAGGGTGTTGGCTGTAGAAACCGATAAAGCTTTTGCGGCACTTGCCGAAGACTCCGACTGGGCGTTTTACATCCAAGGCGACGAAGTGATACATGAACAATACCTTGACAATGTAAAGCAAGCAATGCTCAAGTACAAAGACAACCCCAAAATAGATGGGTTGTTGTTTAAGTACCAACACTTTTATGGTTCTTATGATTATGTGGCAGACTCGCGCAAGTGGTATCGGCGTGAAATAAGAGTGGTGCGCAATCGCAAAGATATTTTTGCTTACCGCGATGCTCAAGGTTTTCGTAAACAACCTAACGATAAGTTGCGCGTAAAATTGATTGATGCCTACATTTATCACTATGGTTGGGTGCGCGAGCCCGACAAGCAACAAGATAAACAAAGGGCTTTTCATAGCCTGTGGAAAAACGATGACGAGGTAGCCCAGTTTGTAGGACAAGCCAGCGAGTTTGATTACTCTAACATTGACTCATTGAGCGTGTTTAAAGGTACCCACCCCAAAGTGATGCAAGCTCGCATTGACCGTATGAACTGGAAGTTTGACCACGACATTGCCAAAAAGAACTATTCGGCAAGAGTGGCATTTCTTACGATGGTAGAAAAGCTTACTGGGTGGCGCATTGGTGAGTATAAAAATTACAAAGTGGTATGAATTATACAGCCCCTGATAAATATGTATTTATCAGGGGCTGTATGTTTATGCTGTTTTTTTAAAACTTCCGGTTATACACTACCCAATACCTCTCTGGGCGGGTTTTGTCTGTAATAAAACCATCTATTGAGTGTACCTGAGCAAATACCTTGTCAGACAAGTTCATGTAATACTGATAAGTGGTGGGTTCTTTATAATTATAAGGGCAGTAATAACAAAGCTTTTGGTGCATGTATGCCCTAAACTGCATATACATCTCTTCGTTGAGCACGATGGCTATAGGCTCTTGAGCATCGTATAGTTTTTTGAGTTGCATAAAATGCTCCCCCTTTAGGTGGTTATAAGGGCTTAACTTTTGGTAAGGATGATCGACCGAAATCATGTAAAAAGGCATAGAAGGTAAAAACTCGTGAGCAAGTACTACCTTGGTTTTCGCTGGAGTTGTTTTTTCAATCAATTGGGCTACCTGTCGGGTGGCTGAACGTGATGTATCCAGTGAAGGCACAATCAGCCCCCAGGCAATAAGAAAAAAGCCCAATGCACTGACTAAACTGCCCTTAAGCCCCAGGTCTACCGCCCCTTTTTTATAGTTTATAAAGTTATAAATACTTAAGCCTCCCCAAAGCACTGCCAGTATCACTGCTGCTACAACACCTAATGTATCTAAA
Encoded proteins:
- a CDS encoding glycosyltransferase family protein; the protein is MKVSGFSFVRNAVKLDYPIVEAITSVLPICDEFVIAIGDSEDETLELIRSIDSPKIKIIETVWDDRLREGGRVLAVETDKAFAALAEDSDWAFYIQGDEVIHEQYLDNVKQAMLKYKDNPKIDGLLFKYQHFYGSYDYVADSRKWYRREIRVVRNRKDIFAYRDAQGFRKQPNDKLRVKLIDAYIYHYGWVREPDKQQDKQRAFHSLWKNDDEVAQFVGQASEFDYSNIDSLSVFKGTHPKVMQARIDRMNWKFDHDIAKKNYSARVAFLTMVEKLTGWRIGEYKNYKVV